TCGTCCTGCGGGTGGACACCATCGACGGCCGCGGTCTGGCCCAGGCCTTGCGCAACGAAGGCTTCAGCGTGCTCTGGCCGGTCGACAAGTCCGAGCTTTAGGCGTTATGAAGCCACACACGAGTTGCGCCTTTCTCTACGACCCCAGGCTGACGCGGTACAAGCTGAGCGACGGCCACCCCTTCAAGCCGCTGCGGCTCGAGCTCACCCGCAGCCTCCTCCACGAGGCGGGTCTCCTTGCCGAGGCGGACGAGGTCACTCCCGAGGCGATTCCCGACAAGGTCTTAGCGCAGGTCCACGCTCCCGCCTACCTGGGCGCGGTCAGGGCGGCCTCGAGGGGCGAGAGGCTGCCGCGCGCCCTCGAGTTCGGCCTGGGCACCGGCGACAACCCCATCTTCCCCGGCATGCACGAGGCCGTCTCCCTGGTCTGCGCGGCGACGCGCAAGGCCGTCGACCTCGTCGCCTCGGAGACCGTTCAGCGCGCCGCCAACCTCTCGGGCGGCCTGCACCACGCCCACTTCGACAGGGCCTCGGGTTTTTGCGTCTACAACGACCTAGCGGTGGGCATCCGGCACGCCGTCAAGGGCTACGGCATGCGCGTCGCCTATATCGACATCGACGCGCACCACGGCGACGGCGTGCAGTGGCTCTTTTACGACCGCAGCGAGGTGATGACCATCAGCCTGCACGAGTCGGGGCGCTACCTCTTCCCCGGCAGCGGCCACGTCTACGAGCTCGGCAAGGACGCCGGGCGGGGCTTGAGCGTGAATATGCCGCTCGAGCCCTTCACCGAGGACGACTCCTTCACCGACAGCTTCGAGGCGGTGGTGCCTGAGGCCCTGGCGGCCTTCAAGCCCGACCTCATCGTGTTGCAGGCGGGCGCCGACATGCACCGCTTCGACCCGCTCGCCGACCTGGCCCTCTCGACCAGGGGTATGGCGCGGGCCTACCGGCGGGTGAGCGAGCTCGCCGACCACTACTGCGCGGGCAGGCTCATCGCCACCGGCGGCGGCGGCTACGACCCCTACCGCACCGTGCCACGGGCCTGGAGCCTGCTGTGGGCCACCCTGAGCCGCCAGGAGGTCCCCGAGCGGGTGCCCGAAGGCTGGCGGGAGACGTGGCAGGAAGTGAGCCTGGAGCCGCTGCCGCAGACCTTTCACGACGACCCCGCGGAACACCCGCCCATCGCCCGGCGGAGCGAGATCGCCTCGCACAACCGCGCGACGGTGAAACGGGTGTTGACGACGCTGGCGCCCATCTGGAAAGAGCGCTAAGGCGGGGTTTAGGACGGGGTTCAGGGGCAGGGGTCGGGGGTCGGGGGTCGGTAAAACCCTGACCCCCGAATCCCAACCCCATCAAGGAGGGGTATGGCACATATCAAGCTCGGCGACATCGCGCTCTACTACGACCTTAAAGGCGGCGGCAAAGGCGGCGGCGACGAGACCGTCGTCTTCGCCAACGGCCTCACCATGACCGCGGCGGCCTGGGCCGAGGTCGAGCCGCACTTCGCGAGCCGCTACCGCACCCTCCTTTACGACTGCCGGGGTCAGGGAGGGTCGGACAAGCCGCCGGGGCCCTATACGCCCGAAGGGCACGCCGCCGACCTCATCGCCCTCCTGGACGGGCTTGGGCTCGAGCGCGTCCACCTCGTCGGGCACAGCAACGGCGGCCTGTTGTCGGCCCTGGCGGCGGCGGAGCTCGCCCAAAGGTCGCCGGGCCGCGTCATGAGCCTCAGCCTGGTCGCCTCGTTCTTGCGCCTCGACCCGCTCCTGCGCGCGACGCTAGCGTCGTGGCGAGCAGCCCTGGACGCGGGCGGCCCGACCCTGCGCTTCGACGTGGCCGCGCCCTGGGTCTGGGGGCGGAGCTTTCTCGAGACGCGCGGCGACGAGCTCGAGCGCTACCGAGACGCAGCCTCTCAAGCCGATCCACAAGTCATCGGCTGGCTCATCGACGGGCTCCTCAGCCTGGGCGACGCCCGCAAGGCGCTGCGCGCCTACGGCGGCCCGGTGCTCGCCGCCGTCGGCCAGGACGACCTCTTGACGCCGCTGCGGATGAGCCACGAGATCGTCGAGTGGGCGAATCAGGGTATCCTGGTGACCATCGACCGGGCCGGCCACGGCG
The genomic region above belongs to Deinococcota bacterium and contains:
- a CDS encoding alpha/beta hydrolase, with product MAHIKLGDIALYYDLKGGGKGGGDETVVFANGLTMTAAAWAEVEPHFASRYRTLLYDCRGQGGSDKPPGPYTPEGHAADLIALLDGLGLERVHLVGHSNGGLLSALAAAELAQRSPGRVMSLSLVASFLRLDPLLRATLASWRAALDAGGPTLRFDVAAPWVWGRSFLETRGDELERYRDAASQADPQVIGWLIDGLLSLGDARKALRAYGGPVLAAVGQDDLLTPLRMSHEIVEWANQGILVTIDRAGHGVPIERPEALARVVRGFLERRDEAITPL
- a CDS encoding acetoin utilization protein AcuC, with amino-acid sequence MKPHTSCAFLYDPRLTRYKLSDGHPFKPLRLELTRSLLHEAGLLAEADEVTPEAIPDKVLAQVHAPAYLGAVRAASRGERLPRALEFGLGTGDNPIFPGMHEAVSLVCAATRKAVDLVASETVQRAANLSGGLHHAHFDRASGFCVYNDLAVGIRHAVKGYGMRVAYIDIDAHHGDGVQWLFYDRSEVMTISLHESGRYLFPGSGHVYELGKDAGRGLSVNMPLEPFTEDDSFTDSFEAVVPEALAAFKPDLIVLQAGADMHRFDPLADLALSTRGMARAYRRVSELADHYCAGRLIATGGGGYDPYRTVPRAWSLLWATLSRQEVPERVPEGWRETWQEVSLEPLPQTFHDDPAEHPPIARRSEIASHNRATVKRVLTTLAPIWKER